In the genome of Raphanus sativus cultivar WK10039 chromosome 9, ASM80110v3, whole genome shotgun sequence, the window ATAGAGTTGAAGTACAGTGGCTTGTTTTAAAATTCTTCATTGATATAATGTTTGATcatgtttggtttggtttgaccGACAGGCGCATCCGACATTGTCAGAACACGAGAGAAAACGACTATGCAGAGTGATGGACTGTCAAAAGCTATCAGTGGACGCGTGCATGCACGCGGCTCAGAACGAGAGGTTACCATTGCGAGTAGTAGTTCAAGTCCTCTTCTATGAGCAAGTCAAGATCAGCAATGCCTTAGCCAACACGTCACTCAAGGAATCAACTACTTTAGGAGAAGCCATGGGTACTACTTACCAACCAATGATCCCAAATCGTAAGACATTGATTGAATCTACACCACAATCTTTTCAGGCAAGTAAGAGGAAGACTCAGCACCACATACATTcttctaacttttttttgtgcatTATGAAAGTTTGTGTCGTTTTGGAGTATAGGAAGGGTGGGCTGCGGCTAAGAAGGATATTAACACGTTGAAGTTCGAGATAGAGACGGTGAAGACGAAGTATATTGAGCTTCAGAATGAGATGGAAACTATGCAAAGACAGTTTGAGAAGACAGGGAAAGTGAAGACCACTTCGTCTTCGGCTTGGAGTAGCGGTTGGAAGAAGCTAAGTAAGTTGACTAAGATAAATGTACCGGAGAGTCCAGATGTTGTCGGAAGAGAACAAGCTGGTGGTATTGATCATAAACCGGTGAGGAAACCAAGACGATGGAGGAACTCAATTTCTTGAGCCAACTTTATGTGTTCTTGATTTGATTCTTTgaaaagcttttgtttggtCTTAATATGCCATGTCCCTAATGATAATATTCATTACAAAAACCAATCATCTTGACAAATGCATGAACAATGAACAGAGACTCAAAGACACAACAACAAAACGTAGTAGCAAGTGGGGAAGCAAAAGAACAAAGGAGTGGTTTGCATTATCACAGACACTAAAACTAATAACATGAAGCAGGATAAGgagagtgatgatgatgaggcaCTGATGTTTACTACTTTGTCCAGTAGTTTCTGCCTTTTTTTTTACAAGGACCAACTATTTCTTCTGATTCCCTTTTGTTGCAAACTTGTTTCAACTACTGTAGATAAGTAAAGGTGACCAGTGCTCATTACTTCATCATCACTCACAGCTTATTTTCGATTGAATACTTTTGTTGATCTGAGAGTTCAACAAGCCGTCttagctcagtggtagagcgCGTGACTTTTAATCCCGTGGCCGTGGGTTCGATCCCCACAGACGGCGGtctatattttttacttttccgTAAAAGTAATTAATTGATCCAGACAAGGTTCAAACAATGGAAGGAGCTTTTACCCAAGTGTAGCTTAACTTTCACATAAGCAATTTGGTTCAACACCTTTCGCATCTTCTTCCTGATTTTGCAGACTCTCGTTACAGCTTACAGGTAAAATACAACTCTTTATAAAAGGAGTCCCTACAAAGCCATTAAGGTCTTTTACCATAGACCCTGGTAAGAattatatatgaactataaCAAGTTCATAATTGAAATGGTAACCTCAAAAATGAACTGGCCATTTGATTCATCAGCACTGGTGTAGAGTAAAAAGGgttaatttattatcatttatcaCATGTTGGATTcaattaaatttaagatttaagtAGACGAAACTGCCAAGAAATGAGTTGGCAAATGATTCCTTTCCGAACAAATAAATAAACCGATCATTGTTCTCATCAAAGCCATCAATCACCATCTTGGTTCCGTGATCGAGGCTTGAAAAAACTCTTGTAAGGATGGATAAGAACATCTCAGAAGACAATGGAGAAACGGTTGCTGACGGATCTATTTGTGGATATGATTCGCTGCATCAACTCTTATCCACAAATCTGAAGCCTGAGCTCTATCAGGTGAACCTAACCAGTGACTTAGATTCTTGTGTTTGATATGGTCTCGTGAGGTTTTACTTCTTACGTTGACTTTTTCTGATGTGTGTCACTTACTAAGATCATGGTTCTTGATTAGCCACTAATAAGTTAGaatgttttattgttttgtaatgattagttttgtttagttACTGctgtaagaaaaagaaaaaaaaaactaaaacaggaTCGTTGGTTGTCTGATTTTCAGGAGGTAAGCCGAATACTAGTTGGAAGCAACTGTGGTAGACCGCTTGAAAAGATTGTTTTGCCAGATTCTGCAAAAGCCCTCTCTTCAAAACATGATTTTGATCTCCAGGTTGATACTCATCTTAgttatatactatatgatcGAATCATTTGGAGTGAAAATATAGTGTATTGATTTGATCTTTGGACACAAAACTACTTTCTAGGCTGTTAGCTTTTCAGCCGATAAAGAGCAAATGAGAAAGCCACGAGTGGTCAGACTTGGTCTCATTCAAAACTCAATTGCTCTTCCAACCACTGATCCGTTCCTGGACCAAACACGAGGAATATACAACAAGTTGAAACCGATCATCGAAGCAGCAGGTGTTGCTGGTGTTAACATACTCTGCTTACAGGTTTGCCtcctttttgcttttttttttctacgaTAAAGTTATTAGTCTActtgtttttttaactttgagATGGTTCTACTTACAGGAAGCTTGGACTATGCCGTTTGCGTTCTGTACAAGGGAGAAGAAATGGTGCGAGTTTGCAGAGCCTGTTGATGGCGAATCAACAAAGTTTCTTCAAGAATTTGCCAAGAAGTATAACATGGTGATTGTGAATCCTATCCTCGAAAGAGATATGGATCACGGTGAAGTACTTTGGAACACTGCTGTGATTATAGGGAACAATGGAAACATCATTGGTAAACATCGGAAGGTAAACTTGCACTAGGACTGGTTgtctgaaaattaatatttttaaatccatATTCATGTGacttaaattggtttaaaatgtttttattggtttaaatcAATCCAAATTTCTTAactaaatcaaataataatgtTAATACAAATccataaatttgtatttttgtatatttaactGTATAATTCACCAAAATAATTACCCTAATTACTAATTCTCTATACAAAACTTCTAGTTACCATCTAGTGATTTTTTGAACATTGTTTCTTTGTGTTGTCTTCCCTCTTGTGAGCTAACTTCTATTGCTTGGTGTGACAGAACCACATACCAAGGGTAGGAGATTTCAACGAGAGCACGTATTACATGGAGGGAGACACTGGCCATCCTGTGTTTGAGACTGTGTTTGGGAAAATTGCAGTCAACATATGTTATGGAAGACACCATCCTCTAAACTGGTTAGCTTTTGGTCTAAATGGCGCTGAAATTGTCTTCAACCCTTCAGCTACTGTTGGTGAACTCAGTGAACCAATGTGGCCTATTGAGgttttttttaacttctttAACTCTCCATCTTTAACACCAATTTTAAAAGCTAAAATTGTCTGGTAATTTCACTTACGCAGGCGAGAAACGCTGCGATAGCAAACAGTTACTTTGTGGGATCTATCAATCGAGTTGGAACAGAAGTGTTCCCTAATGCTTTCACCTCAGGAGATGGGAAACCGCAACACAATGACTTTGGTCATTTCTATGGATCAAGCCATTTCTCTGCACCGGATGCTTCTTGCACACCGTCTCTGTCACGTTACAGAGATGGGTTATTGGTCTCGGACATGGATCTTAATCTGTGTCGGCAGTACAAAGACAAATGGGGGTTTAGAATGACTGCAAGATATGAAGTCTATGCTGATCTTTTGGCTAAGTACTTGAAGCCAGACTTCAAGCCTCAAGTTGTCTCTGACCCAATGTTCCACAAGAACTcttcataacaaaaaaaaataagttctTACTGCTTTAATCTGTTGGTCTTAGTAGACTTAGTAATGGTAAATGGAATAAGCTCCGAGAAAGTAGGAGCCGAGCTAGTTTGAATGTTTCTATGCTTGTTGAAAGTCCTCTGAACATGTAGGAGGCGAGGCAGTTGCTTCTGTAAATCAGTTATTTAATGTCACTCAAGAAATAAGAACAATGCTGTTTTTAGTTTCTTATGCATTGTCGGATTCACGCCTGCTCATGCAATTAGTGACTATACAAAGCTGGTTTGACCGGATTGATCCATTTTAGTCAGTggattatattaataaaaattgatttgacTGGTGCTTATGAAATTCTACTAGCTATTAAGTCTTtgattaagattttttttttctgaaagtgAAAACTACTTGCAACAGTTATTGAATATACCGGTCCAGTAAAGTTTCGGTTTGAGCTTGCCGGCTTAAAGAAAACATAACACAtaggctctaactggtgacatAGAGAATCAAGTGGAATGATTCATTCCCACTCATTCCTTAAAAATTATACCATTTATAGGGAATTTTTGTTCCGTCTGATTCCTTGtcatttcttaaattttaaggaaccatagaacaaaaatattctttatcaaaattgaaatggaacaaaagtaataaatatttcttttaattccattgattttatttctatttattcaTTTTCTACTTATTCATATTCTTAATTtaatggtcaccagttagagtcATACTTCCTCATCGCACGTTAAGAAGTCtggaataatttatttttcctcGAGAAATTGAACTGGAACTGACTGGACCTTTAAGGAACTGACTGGGCCTTTAAGGAAGCCCAAATCTGAGGTTTCCTAATATAGAAGCTATCAACATACAACGAACAATCACCACCATACACGTGTGTACATCTCCGCGTTGTCTTGACCAGATCTTTATTAATAACCGACTCCAGAGTTGGTGCCGCGTATATTCTCATTtgcgatctctctctctctctatccatTTCCCATTTCCCATTTCCCATTTCCCATTTCGTCGTCATCTTCCTAATCACAAAAATGGGTCGCCGTAGCTCCGGAGGTAAggccttctcttcttctcccgATATGTCAGATCTATTCGAGTCTATCACTTTGGATGGTGACGAAACTGTTTTGTTTTGGGTCTGGGGTTGTTTTTTTACGTGAATCTCAACAAATATAGGGTTTATCGGATGTTTGATTTCGTGTTTATTCTATACGATTCAGTGGGTGAAATATGCGTATTCGGTTCTCAATTTTTAGAAACTcggagatgttttttttttgtaattttgtgtTGTGATCTGATTCGTGTGCGTTTGCAGGAAGATCTGCACCTCGTCCTCGCCCACGTGCCCCAGCTCCTCAACCtggtgaaattttatttttccctAAATCGTCTCGTTGCTCTGTGTGTTGTTATGACTATTCAATCGAATCTAATCTGCTGttgaattttgtttgttttttcagtAAACCGAGCGCCTCCTCCAGCTCCAGCTCAGGCCACCAGTGGTGGCGGTGGCATGTTCTCCGGCATTGGTTCCACCATAGCTCAGGGTAAAATGCATGAGTTgatttgttctttgttttagACCGAACTGGTTGGTTTTAAAAACAGTCTCTCTTAACCTCTTCggtttgtgaatttttttgtGGGAACTTTCTGTTAGGTATGGCTTTTGGAACCGGAAGTGCCGTTGCTCATAGGGCTGTTGATTCCGTCATGGGCCCACGTACCATTCAGCATGAAACTGTTGAGTCTGCCTCTGCTTCTTCTGCTGCTCCTGTCGGAAGCAACATGTTCTCCAGCTCCTGTGACATTCACGCTAAGGCTTTCCAAGATGTATGTGTTAGAATCTCTTTTTGTTCTGTTATTTGTAAAGAGTCGTAGTGAACTAGATCCGAACAGGCATGATGGAACATTTTGATTGAATCCATTCTTAAGATATTTGCCCTGCATGGCTGCATCCTTGGATTCATCATTAGAATTCAaactgatgttttttttttgttattgggTGCAGTGCATCGGCAGCTATGGAAGCGATATTAGCAAGTGTCAGTTCTACATGGACATGCTGTCTGAGTGCAAGAAGAACTCCGGTTCCTCTTTTGGTGCCTGAATCAAGCTTGTTTCATTTCTTATTTTGCTTTTGTCTAAACATTATTAAGCTGTGATGTGCTGAGAGTCTGGATCAAATAACAACAGTTCAGATACTGCATGTTTCAACTCTTCTGCCTGTTTactttatttgttatttttatgataaaagtTTGAAGTGTTGGTTAATCTGTTTAAAAATGTCAGATATTATTACATTCTTGTAACACACCGATGATACATAAAGATCATATAACCGGACAACCATCAACAACGTGTCCACAATGTTCACCTCTTGTTACCCACCAATCCAAAAATGCCATGAACGCTAAACCGCCATAAACTGTAGTTCATTGCTGTTGCAGGTGGCATTATCGCGGTTACTCATTGTGGCTTAACCACACTATTACTGGTCCTATTCCACCAGTACCACCGAGGGAACTTCTTCACACCTGCTGTCGAACTCTCTCGGCAACTTGGAGTGAATAAATGAATGGAACTAGTGTATAACCAGAGCTTAGTCTGTATATTGTAGCTATCACAAATCCTTTAAGAGCAACAAGGGTCTGAACTGCATCAGAACTTTGTAAAGTTGAGGTACCAGCAAAGGTTTCGTGGTGTAGTTGGTTATCACGTCAGTCTAACACACTGAAGGTCTCCGGTTCGAACCCGGGCGAAgccaattttatttttttcaattaacGAGCTTCGACGACGTCGTTCCGTATATAGTTAATGACTTAAtttcataaaatgataaaatgtaAGGACTAAACCACCGGTCAGTCACCGAGACCATCACGTCGGCGGGAAGCGTTAGCCGCGCGCGATGAGAGAACACGAAGCAGCGCGAGACTGGATCCGCAGCGACGAAACCGCGAAGCAGATGCTATCAAGAGTCCTCGGAGACCGCGCCTTCCTACTTCTCCCGCCTCTCCACCGCGTGCCTCTGCGCGCAGGGAACGTAGTCGAGATCACCGGCTCGTCCCCGACCGCGAAAACTCAGATCCTGATCCAAGCCGCCATCGCTTGCATCCTCCCGAAGACGTGGAACGGCGTCCACTACGGAGGACTGGAGAAACTGGTCTTGTTCCTCGATCTGGATTGCAGATTCGACGTGATGCGTTTATCCGATATGCTCAAGCATCGTCTCCTCGAAGCTAACCGTATGCAAACTTTCCCCTCGTCTCTGATTTTGAGTTTGAGTAGAGTCTTGTAAGCTTAGGGTTCATGAAACTGAGAGGATCTTAGTCATATGTGGAGGGATAGATTGAGATGATTGAGTGTAGTTTGTTTCAGCGTATTAGGGATAGGGAATGGAGCATGGTGGCAACTTGAAGAGTCAAGTGGTGTTAAGAATTGCAGAGGTGCACAAGACAAGTCAAAGTCAAAGTCTAAGATTGTTTATGATGAGGAGTTGTATGTTTCGTGCATGAAGAGGTTCTTGTATCTTCGTTGCTATGATAGTCTCGAGCTTCTGTCCAGTCTCAAGGTATTGTTTTGTGGTGAATGTTTGATGTTGTGAGTGGTTTGTGTTCTGAAGGTATCTTTGCGTTTTGCAGACATTGCATTATCGGATTAGACTGCAGGAAGCGTGTGGAAGCCAAGTCGGAGTGCTTATGATTGACAGGTTTGGTCTTAGAATATTCTTCCTTCCAGGACTATACGGTCGCTTTTCATTATCTAAAATGATGAAACTAATTCATTATAGGGTTTAGGAATATGTAAGTGTGGCTCTATAAGTGATCCCATAGTGGCTAGATAAGATAACATAGTCCAATACATCTGTCGCTAACTATTCTGCAATCTTTTCACCAGCATTGGTGCTTTCCACTGGACTGATCGTCTATCATCATCATTGGCATTGGATAAAAATAACAGGTAAGATATCTAAAAGGATCAGTATGTTGTATCAGCATACTTAGTTCAACATGTTGAAGAGTTTCGGAACTTTGAGAATCTTGTTATCTTTCTGATATGCAGGAAGAGTCTCTCCCTTACGAATGTGGTGGAGACGATAGTGCAAGAGATGAAGAAGCTAATGCGGGTGCATTCTCTAGTAGTAATTGCCACTAAAGCTACAATCTACGAAGAAAAGTACCCAACAAATGAGAATAATCGGTTAGTTGGTTAATCGCACGCCTTCTTCTATGTTGTCTGTCATAGTGGCTTCATCTCTAACTTCCCGCAAATTTCTTCAGGAAGCTCTCCTCTAACAATGATAAAGCTCAGCAGCCTCCATTTCGTGAATTCATGCCTTCTTCTTGGCAGGTCCCCCAATAAAGCCTATTCTTAGAGCGCTTTGTAGATAATTTTCGGACACATAATATACCATTTTTCAAGACTTTCAAAGGATGATTCTTTCTCGCTAACCCTCCTTTGTGGTCATTGCAGGCATTTGTGACACATAAGATATTCATACGGAAGTCAGGTTTTTGATATTCTTTTCTCCAACTTTTCGTTTAGCTCCTTCGCTTTCTCTATGTGTCTTTGTTCAGTCACGTTTATGATCTCTGCAGGTGATCATCATCAGTCTTCGGGACAACAAAGTTTGTCTGCATACTCACTTGAATGGTTACAACCGCAACTTAGTAGCATTGACCGTTTCATAGTAGACGATGTTAGTAAACTCGACCCTTTCAAGTAGTCTTGTCAGACCATTTTACTCTAAACACACTCATATTTAATTTCCTGTTTCATCATCTCATACAGTCTGGTGTTGTCATTGTCTCATGACTTAAGAGATTCCGTTTCAGGTATtctttattctctctctctctctctctactagaCATCACACATTTACTGACACTTTGTAATTCTGAACTCTGTGTAGAAATCATATCTATTGTAAGGTATCTATTAGCTTAGCAGTATAGCAAAGTCTCCGGATGTAAAGTGAATGCagagtttatttatttacatcAGAAAGAGAGAAAAGTAAAAGACAGAAAGAGTTAAACCTTTAAAGGTAAACTTATTCCTTTTAACTTGATTAGGTTATTCTTACAATATGTGGATAACCTTATCTTAGatataaaaagaaagatatcACACTTACACACACATTTTGGATTTGAATTGATTGTAATACCTTTCTAAAATTGTCAAACTCTATTTTCATGATTTGACATCATAAGACTTTGAAATTGCAACTGCACGTGTTATTCTATAACCTCAATCTTAGAAgatcatacttttttttttaacttcccAGAAACTTGAAAGTGATTCTTAATGGGGACATCACTACTCAGGTCTTAAGCATTAGGAGTCGTGTTACATTTTTTCGACGCCAAAATCATATTGTAGCAGCATTTTGCTTGTGGACTGTCTTATTATACCAGTCATCAGTGTTTGAGTGGTTACTTTTCATTTTCCACATAGTATATATCTCGTTTTCACCAATTCTATCTGATCTTGGGACTTAGCAGATAAGACAGTCTTGTCTCATGTAATATCTTCATCTTATGGAAGACTAGTATGATCAACTTGGATTTAGGAATGATTATTGCCTAATGTAATAATTAGGTCTTACCAGGAGTGGGATTAGTCAAATCCTTTGGATACTTGATGAGATGTAACAATTTTTAACTAGTTATTTAACAAATATGACTTCCACTAAAAAAGACTTTTATGTGTTGGATATGATGTGTGATGTGCAACTAACAATGATTCTACCTCTTTAGATTGCATTGATTACCACATATTCATTCATTTTTACAGTCAATAAATGAGTTCTGTTGAGAATAATGAATTAAAGATTATATGTTCATTTagatattaaagaaaaaaacttccAACACGAACTCAAGCGTAAAGTCAAGCtgtataaaaactaaattaaatagcttaaagaaatattaaaaagcCTTAAAATGTTAAAGATAAGAACGAAAGCATTTTGCAAAAAGCACAACTTAAAAGATCGAATATATGAGTATGAAGGACCTTGACGAGTCTGAATTTGGTTTTTGCCTAACTTCCATTAGCCTGATGGTTACGTCTACTGCACACAACAATCAGCCGAAACTATATCCAATCCAATCCAATCCACTCTACTCTCATCcattaattaaaagtttaattaaattaagattttCTTTATAGTAAGTTAATATCGCAAAGTTTGATTTGTtcgttgcttcttcttctttttattagTATCAATATCACACTTCTCATTATTAACACTACGTAGTCCATGTTAATCATAGACATTAGTACACCATGTATTTAAGATCTTAGTCTATTACTATTAGAATAagattattttctaatatttggTGTCTTTAAGCTAtccaattttaaatttattgtatTGCTTTATATAtcatctaaaatttaaatttttattgtattattttatatatcatctAAGATTATGAATCTGTTTaagttgctgacaaaaaaagaatcatctaaaactaaaatatttggCTAGTTAAAACATTAATTATGTGATCGATCTGATGAAACTAAATTCAATCCACTGTATGTTTGATGTACTTTTGGATCACTTCATACTCATCTTAGCTTTCaagttttctataattttaatgcATTAATATAAACGCAAACAATAAGATAATTGATATTCTAATGAAATAATGAAAATGTATTTGAGTGATAGTTGAGAACAAACTAAAGAAGACAAAGATCTCTTGATCACGCGTGTGGCAGTGGGCATGTGCGTGCCTAAGCGTAAGCAATAGATCATCCAAAGCCCAAAACCCCTCAATATGATATTATGTATTTTGACGATTCTGTCCTTTGAAAAAACTAATGTTAGTTTCACATTTTTAGcatataccaaaaatatttaactttttataaccTTGGAGAAATCTGAAGCAAAGGTGAGGAGAGCACCAACACATTTCTAGTCCATTGGGGCTTGTCCTTTTTTAATTCATCTGATGAATTGCTTagtaagttttaaaattagtaacatggaaaataattattattattataattacaATAACCAACAGTTATTTAAAGCAACTAAATAACAGTAGagtatcaattattttaaaagagaaGTAGGCCCTAAAAAAGAGAAATCAGTTGAACTCTCAATCTTTTGAGCAGTCTTTGAGTTTGTGTGGATCTCAATTTTATAACAAAAGCCACTGATTGCTACTTGAGGGGGACTCCATATGAGAAAGATTGAtaagttttaaagttttcttcATATATACttaaatcattatttattaaaaacacatttcaaatatttagtgtatatatacatatttttgttttgtttcttgtcaAATTCAGGTCAAAATCTCTGTTAACAGTTGACAGGTCACAGATGTATGATCCTATCGAATTTGTGTGGTAATCTTCCGGCTATAGTAAAGCCAAAACACATTGATCTACAATTTTATAGTTGTATCATCCAAAACATTTGTCCAGCCTTGAttggtttatttatatttctttcagTTTTAATTGTTTGGTAGACAGTGTTTTATCTGTATGCAACTTTAATACTTGTCTAGGGATACTATAtaaaatcatacaaaatatCTAAGGTTTCATTTATATCTTCATCCAAATTCTAATTGTTATGTTTTCGAACTTTCAGTTCAAAATCTTACATATATCAAAATTCAGTACTTGTACaaatatatacagtatataatagttatataaaatatggGGAAAAATCTTAAAACTCGGATAAAAATTGGAGTATAAATGTGTAATAATGGGAGAGTATTGGGTACATACAAAGGTACAAAATCTCCAAATGAAGGCAAAGGTAGAGAGAAAAGTTGGGCCCACAATCCTATGGTTGACGGCCAAACCCATTTACATGTGCGCCACGTGGGTTATTGCGGGTGCATGATCTCAGCATGAAGTGTCATCATCACTCTTGACCTCGAAATACTCCtcccaaatatatatatttagtattattaaaaacattatgtAATCgcattatttattttggtttgtaGCTAATTTGTCTTTGGCGTAAAATGTGGACAACGTTAATACAATAGAAAACTGACCGTTAAAACGTGGCTAAAATGTCCTAAATAGCGAACACTATTATGATTGAGTTTTTCTAGTTGGTGGTTACATGCATGTTGAAAGGTTAAATGCATTGTTTCTTATTTCGTAATTAggatattgtattttaaaaaaaaatattaagatattgTAAATGAACGTGACATCAAAGTTTTTAGCACAATCCCTAGTGTGTATTCTGTGACATATCTTAGAGaattttcaatgtaaaattcattcttcttttttaaatagAGTAAAacga includes:
- the LOC108823433 gene encoding beta-ureidopropionase; amino-acid sequence: MDKNISEDNGETVADGSICGYDSLHQLLSTNLKPELYQEVSRILVGSNCGRPLEKIVLPDSAKALSSKHDFDLQAVSFSADKEQMRKPRVVRLGLIQNSIALPTTDPFLDQTRGIYNKLKPIIEAAGVAGVNILCLQEAWTMPFAFCTREKKWCEFAEPVDGESTKFLQEFAKKYNMVIVNPILERDMDHGEVLWNTAVIIGNNGNIIGKHRKNHIPRVGDFNESTYYMEGDTGHPVFETVFGKIAVNICYGRHHPLNWLAFGLNGAEIVFNPSATVGELSEPMWPIEARNAAIANSYFVGSINRVGTEVFPNAFTSGDGKPQHNDFGHFYGSSHFSAPDASCTPSLSRYRDGLLVSDMDLNLCRQYKDKWGFRMTARYEVYADLLAKYLKPDFKPQVVSDPMFHKNSS
- the LOC108824166 gene encoding uncharacterized protein C6C3.02c — its product is MGRRSSGGRSAPRPRPRAPAPQPVNRAPPPAPAQATSGGGGMFSGIGSTIAQGMAFGTGSAVAHRAVDSVMGPRTIQHETVESASASSAAPVGSNMFSSSCDIHAKAFQDCIGSYGSDISKCQFYMDMLSECKKNSGSSFGA
- the LOC108823717 gene encoding DNA repair protein XRCC2 homolog isoform X2; protein product: MREHEAARDWIRSDETAKQMLSRVLGDRAFLLLPPLHRVPLRAGNVVEITGSSPTAKTQILIQAAIACILPKTWNGVHYGGLEKLVLFLDLDCRFDVMRLSDMLKHRLLEANRIGNGAWWQLEESSGVKNCRGAQDKSKSKSKIVYDEELYVSCMKRFLYLRCYDSLELLSSLKTLHYRIRLQEACGSQVGVLMIDSIGAFHWTDRLSSSLALDKNNRKSLSLTNVVETIVQEMKKLMRVHSLVVIATKATIYEEKYPTNENNRKLSSNNDKAQQPPFREFMPSSWQAFVTHKIFIRKSGDHHQSSGQQSLSAYSLEWLQPQLSSIDRFIVDDSGVVIVS
- the LOC108823717 gene encoding DNA repair protein XRCC2 homolog isoform X1: MREHEAARDWIRSDETAKQMLSRVLGDRAFLLLPPLHRVPLRAGNVVEITGSSPTAKTQILIQAAIACILPKTWNGVHYGGLEKLVLFLDLDCRFDVMRLSDMLKHRLLEANRIGNGAWWQLEESSGVKNCRGAQDKSKSKSKIVYDEELYVSCMKRFLYLRCYDSLELLSSLKTLHYRIRLQEACGSQVGVLMIDSIGAFHWTDRLSSSLALDKNNRKSLSLTNVVETIVQEMKKLMRVHSLVVIATKATIYEEKYPTNENNRKLSSNNDKAQQPPFREFMPSSWQAFVTHKIFIRKSGDHHQSSGQQSLSAYSLEWLQPQLSSIDRFIVDDVSKLDPFK